Proteins encoded by one window of Elaeis guineensis isolate ETL-2024a chromosome 12, EG11, whole genome shotgun sequence:
- the LOC105055729 gene encoding putative F-box protein PP2-B12 — protein MEMGTGRGDICTLPEGCVSHVISLTSPVDSCRSAAVCTTFRSAAVSDTVWERFLPPDYRSILSRAVHPLEYSSRKELFVRLCEPILIDDGNMSFSLEKSNGAKCYMLSARQLCIVWGDTPEYWRWHPLPDSRFSEVAELVDVCWLEIRGKIESSILTPKTTYAAYFIFKVAQNSRGLGFVNQETTVKLGAQVCTHTVNVQPIVAERQRKRHRRHFLNLIWDAMLEGHADADENKRAARAPQARADGWMEMEMGEFYNDEGEDGEVEMSLMELKGGHWKSGLIIQGIEMRPKK, from the exons ATGGAGATGGGAACGGGCCGCGGTGATATCTGCACTCTGCCGGAGGGTTGCGTCTCCCACGTGATCTCTCTGACGTCGCCGGTCGATTCTTGCCGGTCGGCGGCGGTCTGCACTACCTTCCGCTCCGCCGCCGTGTCCGACACCGTGTGGGAGCGCTTCCTACCGCCCGATTACCGGTCGATCCTGTCGCGGGCCGTCCATCCGTTGGAGTACTCGTCCAGGAAGGAGCTCTTCGTCCGCCTTTGCGAACCCATCCTCATCGACGACGGCAACATG AGTTTCTCATTGGAGAAATCGAACGGTGCAAAGTGCTACATGCTGTCTGCCAGACAGCTGTGTATTGTATGGGGGGATACTCCCGAGTATTGGAGGTGGCATCCTCTACCCGATTCCAG GTTTTCAGAGGTTGCTGAGCTCGTAGACGTTTGCTGGTTGGAGATCCGAGGCAAAATTGAAAGCAGCATACTTACTCCTAAAACAACCTATGCCGCCTATTTCATATTCAAAGTAGCTCAGAATTCACGAGGTCTGGGCTTTGTGAATCAGGAAACAACAGTGAAACTGGGAGCCCAGGTGTGCACACATACTGTGAATGTACAACCCATTGTTGCTGAGAGACAGAGGAAAAGACATCGTCGGCATTTCCTGAATCTGATTTGGGATGCCATGCTGGAGGGGCATGCTGATGCGGATGAAAACAAGCGTGCAGCTAGAGCCCCTCAGGCAAGGGCTGATGGTTGGATGGAGATGGAGATGGGGGAATTCTACAATGATGAGGGTGAGGATGGGGAAGTGGAAATGAGTTTGATGGAGCTGAAAGGAGGGCATTGGAAGTCTGGACTCATCATCCAAGGCATTGAGATGAGGCCTAAGAAGTAG